In Anaeromyxobacter diazotrophicus, a genomic segment contains:
- a CDS encoding HEPN domain-containing protein: protein MDWPAPTKRPLRRILLSTWLHRVGYEPPSILWWSSLPNPDFVSASTRHLRDARYLHEGSRHDNSAYHSGYVVECALKAVVQRTGINAKSYGHRLQRLQRDGLAFAALAVPGCTRYGPAEADVNTMNHKWSEASRYDRTGDRAPQESALLLQVADRVWTRCVGQMFLDGLIEEPA, encoded by the coding sequence GTGGATTGGCCTGCACCGACCAAGAGGCCCCTTCGCCGAATCCTTCTCAGCACTTGGCTGCATCGGGTAGGGTATGAACCGCCCTCCATCCTTTGGTGGTCCTCCTTGCCGAACCCGGACTTCGTCTCAGCGTCCACGCGCCACCTGAGAGACGCTCGATACCTTCATGAAGGTTCGCGGCACGACAACAGCGCGTATCACTCGGGCTACGTCGTTGAGTGCGCTCTCAAGGCAGTGGTTCAAAGAACTGGCATCAACGCGAAGTCCTATGGACACCGCCTCCAGAGGCTGCAGCGCGATGGACTCGCATTCGCAGCACTCGCGGTACCTGGGTGTACTCGGTACGGGCCGGCTGAGGCCGACGTGAACACGATGAACCACAAGTGGAGCGAGGCCTCGCGGTACGACCGAACCGGTGACCGAGCCCCGCAGGAGTCCGCACTCTTACTGCAAGTGGCGGACCGCGTTTGGACGCGATGCGTTGGTCAGATGTTCTTGGACGGACTCATCGAGGAGCCGGCCTAA
- a CDS encoding DUF2185 domain-containing protein, with amino-acid sequence MEKKFKLNPEELRPVAVGFGACLASDRITVEGSPVGFMYREEPDNEADSGWRFLSGDETDAYLNDAANFEIYDVNTIANYDPSITPQLEAPPGSEFEKPPGSERFVPVRD; translated from the coding sequence ATGGAGAAGAAGTTCAAGCTCAACCCGGAGGAGCTCCGGCCCGTGGCGGTCGGCTTCGGCGCGTGCCTCGCCTCCGACCGGATCACGGTCGAGGGCTCGCCGGTCGGGTTCATGTACCGGGAGGAGCCGGACAACGAGGCCGACAGCGGGTGGCGGTTCCTGTCCGGGGACGAGACCGACGCTTACCTGAACGACGCGGCGAACTTCGAGATCTACGACGTGAACACGATCGCGAACTACGACCCGAGCATCACGCCGCAGCTCGAGGCGCCACCGGGATCGGAGTTCGAGAAGCCGCCCGGCTCCGAGCGCTTCGTCCCGGTGCGGGACTGA
- a CDS encoding ankyrin repeat domain-containing protein, producing MRADPAGGVPPSPLRLLAGALVLVATGSGAFALGTAWMREAALANGLPARAPRAAVRPPPPPHKDLLGPAAPAAGGAAPSPDPAAEVLPPLLAAARRGELAELTRLLDAGAEVRAATEQGRSAVVEAASSGCGACVRLLLARGGDPDATDPRAGSALTVAASKGHEDAAAALLEQDADADQPDLGGRAPLHWAVEASSLPIVKLLVEAGAELDARDREGATPLHRAAEAGQVPLVEALAEAGAALDAPDGAGRTAAERARDRGHPEVVEALRRRGARAPGETVAGAR from the coding sequence ATGCGAGCCGACCCCGCAGGCGGCGTGCCCCCCTCGCCGCTCCGCCTCCTGGCGGGCGCGCTCGTGCTGGTCGCGACGGGCTCCGGCGCGTTCGCGCTCGGCACCGCCTGGATGCGCGAGGCGGCGCTGGCGAACGGGCTCCCGGCCCGGGCGCCGCGCGCGGCGGTCCGGCCGCCGCCGCCTCCGCACAAGGACCTGCTCGGGCCCGCGGCGCCCGCGGCGGGCGGAGCCGCCCCGAGCCCGGACCCGGCGGCCGAGGTGCTCCCGCCGCTCCTCGCCGCTGCGCGCCGCGGGGAGCTGGCCGAGCTGACGCGCCTGCTCGACGCGGGCGCCGAGGTCCGCGCGGCGACCGAGCAGGGCCGGAGCGCGGTGGTGGAGGCGGCGAGCTCCGGCTGCGGCGCCTGCGTGCGGCTGCTGCTCGCCCGCGGCGGCGACCCCGACGCGACCGATCCGCGGGCGGGGAGCGCGCTCACGGTGGCGGCGTCGAAGGGGCACGAGGACGCGGCGGCGGCGCTGCTCGAGCAGGACGCCGACGCGGACCAGCCCGACCTCGGCGGCCGCGCGCCGCTGCACTGGGCGGTCGAGGCGAGCTCCCTGCCGATCGTGAAGCTGCTGGTCGAGGCGGGCGCCGAGCTGGACGCCCGGGATCGGGAGGGCGCGACACCGCTCCACCGCGCCGCCGAGGCCGGCCAGGTCCCGCTGGTGGAGGCGCTCGCCGAGGCCGGCGCGGCGCTCGACGCGCCGGACGGGGCGGGGCGCACCGCCGCCGAGCGCGCGCGGGACCGCGGCCACCCGGAGGTGGTCGAGGCGCTGCGGCGGCGCGGGGCCAGGGCGCCGGGGGAGACCGTCGCGGGCGCGCGGTGA
- a CDS encoding DUF2277 domain-containing protein — MCRNIRVLYHFEPPTSQDEIRAAALQYVRKVSGLREPSAADVEAFGRAVDEVAGATARLLRSLRARTAVRTREGERAKARARGERRAARAPQPPG, encoded by the coding sequence ATGTGCCGCAACATCCGCGTGCTGTACCACTTCGAGCCGCCCACCTCGCAGGACGAGATCCGCGCCGCGGCGCTGCAGTACGTGCGGAAGGTGAGCGGGCTGCGCGAGCCCTCCGCCGCCGACGTCGAGGCCTTCGGGCGGGCCGTCGACGAGGTCGCCGGGGCGACCGCGCGACTCCTCCGCTCCCTCCGCGCGCGGACGGCCGTGAGGACGCGCGAAGGGGAGCGCGCCAAGGCGCGGGCGCGCGGAGAGCGCCGCGCGGCGCGGGCGCCGCAACCGCCGGGATGA
- a CDS encoding GlxA family transcriptional regulator produces the protein MSGTTGSRSTRYGPDVFFLVLPGTMLLDFAGTAETLRVAAELGAPLRIRYVGPRDGPRTSLGLALAGVEPLPERLPRGAILVIPGVEKSARDYRRAEAREAAAWLARSVGPSQLLCTVCSGVFLAAESGLLDDHACTTHHSLVARLAREHPRLTVVENRIFVRDRNVLTSAGVTAGVDLALHLVSELAGPLLAVEAARLLVLYFRRAGSDPQLSPWLLHRNHIDPRVHAAQDLVVREPAHGWSVPELARRVHASPRHLDRLFHAYAGISPLAYVRKIRSASARELLRAPGASVERVAETVGFSSAEQLRRAFRQFEHARPIDVRLGQ, from the coding sequence ATGTCCGGAACTACCGGCTCGAGGTCAACGCGCTACGGCCCTGACGTCTTCTTCCTCGTCCTGCCGGGGACGATGCTGCTCGACTTCGCCGGCACGGCCGAGACGCTGCGCGTCGCGGCGGAGCTCGGGGCGCCGCTCCGCATCCGCTACGTGGGGCCGCGCGACGGCCCGCGCACCTCGCTCGGGCTCGCGCTCGCCGGCGTGGAGCCCCTGCCCGAGCGCCTGCCGAGGGGCGCGATCCTCGTCATCCCCGGCGTGGAGAAGTCGGCCCGGGACTACCGCCGGGCCGAGGCGCGGGAGGCCGCCGCCTGGCTCGCGCGCAGCGTGGGGCCCTCGCAGCTCCTCTGCACCGTGTGCTCGGGCGTCTTCCTGGCGGCCGAGAGCGGGCTCCTCGACGACCACGCCTGCACCACCCACCACAGCCTGGTCGCCCGGCTGGCGCGCGAGCACCCGCGGCTCACCGTGGTCGAGAACCGCATCTTCGTCCGCGACCGGAACGTGCTCACGAGCGCGGGCGTGACGGCCGGCGTCGACCTCGCGCTGCACCTCGTCTCGGAGCTGGCCGGGCCGCTCCTGGCGGTCGAGGCCGCGCGCCTGCTCGTGCTCTACTTCCGCCGCGCCGGCAGCGACCCGCAGCTCTCGCCCTGGCTCCTGCACCGCAACCACATCGACCCGCGCGTCCACGCCGCCCAGGACCTGGTCGTCCGCGAGCCCGCGCACGGCTGGAGCGTCCCGGAGCTGGCGCGGCGCGTTCACGCCAGCCCGCGCCACCTCGACCGCCTGTTCCACGCCTACGCCGGCATCTCGCCGCTCGCCTACGTCCGCAAGATCCGATCGGCCAGCGCACGGGAGCTCCTGCGCGCGCCGGGCGCGAGCGTCGAGCGCGTCGCGGAGACGGTGGGGTTCTCGTCGGCGGAGCAGCTCCGCCGCGCCTTCCGCCAGTTCGAGCACGCCCGCCCCATCGACGTGCGCCTCGGGCAGTAG
- a CDS encoding antibiotic biosynthesis monooxygenase family protein — MTTKRLGMLGAVAVVGLGLGLAPGVRSGAEEPGLMAMSARKGQPVIARVWHGKTPRAKADAYEQYLTGAVTKFPSIRGNLGYQVLRIDGGPDGDAYTEFQVVSYWESLDAIRAYAGDDIRRTHDLPRDKEFLVGMEPYVRNYRLEVNALRP, encoded by the coding sequence ATGACGACGAAGCGGCTGGGGATGCTGGGCGCGGTCGCGGTGGTGGGGCTCGGGCTGGGGCTCGCCCCGGGGGTCCGGAGCGGCGCCGAGGAGCCGGGGCTCATGGCCATGTCGGCGCGGAAGGGCCAGCCGGTCATCGCGCGCGTCTGGCACGGCAAGACCCCGCGCGCGAAGGCGGACGCGTACGAGCAGTACCTCACCGGCGCCGTCACGAAGTTCCCGAGCATCCGCGGAAACCTCGGCTATCAGGTCCTGCGGATCGACGGTGGCCCCGATGGCGACGCGTACACGGAGTTCCAGGTCGTCTCTTACTGGGAGTCGCTCGACGCCATCCGCGCCTACGCGGGCGACGACATCCGGCGCACCCACGACCTGCCGCGCGACAAGGAGTTCCTCGTCGGGATGGAGCCCTATGTCCGGAACTACCGGCTCGAGGTCAACGCGCTACGGCCCTGA
- a CDS encoding FtsK/SpoIIIE family DNA translocase has translation MGKDKAKDRKSPANRKKGGERSGMGRDIAAVVLLAGSLALGLALLTFSASDAPLVSRGLPAASNLVGPVGHRVATFVYRVLGFSGLVVPAALGVFGWRLLRDAPRRLTLVGAAAHLALTLAIATLAHLLLAAQHLASFPAGGAVGRALCTRAVALFSPVGTGLVVGACATVALIVGVDFKVRDAAAALLAAGQAFFAFLRSHLGEAVERHREAVAELRAQEALARAQREEAALAVVEAESGEAEAEGRAMAGALALERAGQAFGDDPAWVHDLAAAGAAAEPEEKPRRRRKAAAETPAQACDATDAGAGLAEPGAAEEPALAEEPAILLGEPLPPAEKPEIVLSQAMLERGKKKKDKKGEPAFAFTQSGDVFRLPSSELLDQREAVKQDVDEGGLQRIAGIIVATLRQHGIDGVIKHIRPGPVVTLYEFVPVAGVKLARIENLDKELTMALSATRIRIIAPIPGKGVVGIEVPNHDRATVYLREVLESESFAQAGGLLPLALGKDIEGIPYCVDLQKMPHLLIAGTTGSGKSVGLNTMILSMLYRQTPDQVRFIMVDPKMTELSIYEDVPHLLLPVVTDPAKAARALQWAVDEMERRTQILADTGSKDLKSYNGKAEKLRAEGRTFGETDEAAAPPKKLVVVDVTAGETEEEAAARAASEEAGGPTLPPGFTPEYEDPSAPPPQDAVAAREAEQEGKKLPQKLPYIVVIIDELADLMMTAPREVEISLARLAQKARATGIHLMVATQRPSTDVVTGMIKNNFPARISFRLASRHDSATIINGTGAESLLGDGDMLVLTATQPLTRVQGAFVSEGEIERVVKFLKEQGKPVYDDSILKARDQGGPGGGDADEDDPIYDQALDLVSRMEEVSVSKLQREMRLGYNKAAKIVERMEREGVVGPPNGVKPRQVLIRPVGEAHPMPNV, from the coding sequence ATGGGCAAGGACAAGGCGAAGGACCGGAAGTCCCCGGCAAACCGCAAGAAGGGCGGCGAGCGGAGCGGCATGGGCCGCGACATCGCGGCGGTGGTGCTGCTGGCGGGGTCGCTGGCGCTGGGCCTCGCTTTGCTCACCTTCTCCGCTTCGGACGCACCCCTGGTGTCCCGCGGGCTCCCGGCCGCCTCGAACCTGGTCGGCCCGGTCGGCCACCGGGTCGCCACCTTCGTGTACCGCGTGCTCGGCTTCTCGGGCCTGGTGGTCCCGGCCGCGCTGGGCGTGTTCGGCTGGCGGCTCCTGCGCGACGCCCCGCGCCGGCTGACGCTGGTCGGCGCCGCCGCGCACCTGGCGCTGACGCTCGCCATCGCCACCCTGGCCCACCTGCTGCTCGCGGCGCAGCACCTCGCGAGCTTCCCGGCGGGCGGCGCGGTCGGGCGCGCGCTCTGCACCCGGGCGGTGGCGCTCTTCTCGCCGGTGGGCACCGGGCTCGTGGTGGGCGCGTGCGCCACGGTCGCGCTCATCGTGGGGGTGGACTTCAAGGTCCGCGACGCGGCGGCGGCGCTCCTCGCGGCCGGGCAGGCCTTCTTCGCCTTCCTCCGCTCGCACCTGGGCGAGGCGGTCGAGCGGCACCGCGAGGCGGTGGCCGAGCTCCGCGCGCAGGAGGCGCTGGCGCGCGCCCAGCGCGAAGAGGCGGCGCTGGCGGTGGTCGAGGCCGAGAGCGGCGAGGCGGAGGCCGAGGGGCGCGCCATGGCGGGCGCGCTGGCGCTGGAGCGGGCGGGGCAGGCCTTCGGCGACGATCCGGCGTGGGTCCACGACCTCGCCGCCGCCGGGGCGGCCGCCGAGCCGGAGGAGAAGCCGCGACGCCGGCGCAAGGCCGCCGCCGAGACGCCGGCGCAGGCGTGCGACGCGACCGACGCCGGCGCGGGGCTGGCGGAGCCCGGCGCGGCCGAGGAGCCGGCGCTCGCGGAGGAGCCGGCCATCCTGCTGGGCGAGCCGCTCCCGCCCGCCGAGAAGCCGGAGATCGTGCTCTCGCAGGCGATGCTCGAGCGCGGCAAGAAGAAGAAGGACAAGAAGGGCGAGCCCGCCTTCGCCTTCACGCAGTCCGGCGACGTCTTCCGGCTCCCCTCGAGCGAGCTGCTCGACCAGCGCGAGGCGGTGAAGCAGGACGTGGACGAGGGGGGGCTGCAGCGCATCGCCGGCATCATCGTCGCCACGCTCCGGCAGCACGGCATCGACGGCGTCATCAAGCACATCCGGCCCGGGCCGGTGGTGACGCTCTACGAGTTCGTGCCGGTGGCGGGGGTGAAGCTCGCCCGGATCGAGAACCTCGACAAGGAGCTGACCATGGCCTTGTCGGCGACCCGCATCCGCATCATCGCGCCCATCCCGGGCAAGGGCGTGGTGGGCATCGAGGTGCCGAACCACGACCGCGCCACCGTCTACCTGCGCGAGGTGCTGGAGTCGGAGAGCTTCGCCCAGGCTGGCGGGCTCCTCCCGCTCGCGCTCGGCAAGGACATCGAGGGCATCCCGTACTGCGTGGATCTCCAGAAGATGCCCCACCTGCTCATCGCCGGCACCACCGGCTCGGGCAAGTCGGTCGGCCTCAACACGATGATCCTGTCGATGCTCTACCGGCAGACGCCGGATCAGGTCCGCTTCATCATGGTGGACCCGAAGATGACGGAGCTCTCGATCTACGAGGACGTCCCGCACCTGCTCCTGCCGGTGGTGACCGACCCGGCCAAGGCCGCCCGCGCGCTGCAGTGGGCGGTGGACGAGATGGAGCGGCGCACGCAGATCCTGGCCGACACCGGCTCGAAGGACCTGAAGTCGTACAACGGCAAGGCGGAGAAGCTGCGGGCCGAGGGGCGCACCTTCGGCGAGACGGACGAGGCCGCCGCGCCGCCGAAGAAGCTGGTGGTGGTGGACGTCACCGCCGGCGAGACCGAGGAGGAGGCCGCCGCCCGCGCCGCCTCCGAGGAGGCCGGCGGACCGACGCTGCCGCCCGGCTTCACCCCCGAGTACGAGGATCCGAGCGCGCCGCCGCCCCAGGACGCCGTCGCCGCGCGCGAGGCGGAGCAGGAGGGGAAGAAGCTCCCGCAGAAGCTCCCCTACATCGTGGTCATCATCGACGAGCTGGCCGACCTCATGATGACCGCGCCGCGCGAGGTGGAGATCTCGCTGGCGCGCCTGGCGCAGAAGGCGCGCGCCACCGGCATCCACCTCATGGTGGCGACGCAGCGCCCGTCCACCGACGTGGTCACGGGCATGATCAAGAACAACTTCCCCGCGCGCATCAGCTTCCGGCTCGCCTCGCGGCACGACTCCGCCACCATCATCAACGGCACCGGCGCCGAGTCGCTGCTCGGCGACGGCGACATGCTGGTGCTCACCGCCACCCAGCCGCTCACCCGCGTCCAGGGCGCGTTCGTCTCCGAGGGCGAGATCGAGCGGGTGGTGAAGTTCCTGAAGGAGCAGGGCAAGCCGGTCTACGACGACTCGATCCTCAAGGCGCGCGACCAGGGCGGCCCCGGCGGCGGCGACGCGGACGAGGACGACCCGATCTACGACCAGGCGCTCGACCTCGTCTCCCGCATGGAGGAGGTCTCGGTCTCGAAGCTGCAGCGCGAGATGCGCCTCGGCTACAACAAGGCGGCCAAGATCGTCGAGCGGATGGAGCGCGAGGGCGTGGTCGGCCCGCCCAACGGCGTGAAGCCGCGGCAGGTGCTCATCCGCCCGGTGGGCGAGGCGCACCCGATGCCGAACGTGTGA
- a CDS encoding NUDIX domain-containing protein produces the protein MPERRAFSVSVFCRHGGAVLLIHHRRLGAWLPVGGEIEPGETPLEAARRELREETGLEGTFVAGAGVEGTPPGLIGYEEHLAGAKGLHMNFAFVADVARRDLTACDEWSEARWVTDGRELPCPRNVAQLLSLALAS, from the coding sequence TTGCCCGAACGCCGCGCCTTCTCCGTCTCCGTCTTCTGCCGCCACGGCGGCGCCGTCCTGCTCATCCACCACCGCCGGCTGGGCGCGTGGTTGCCGGTGGGCGGGGAGATCGAGCCCGGCGAGACGCCGCTCGAGGCGGCGCGCCGCGAGCTGCGGGAGGAGACCGGGCTCGAAGGCACCTTCGTCGCCGGCGCCGGGGTGGAGGGGACGCCGCCCGGGCTCATCGGCTACGAGGAGCACCTGGCCGGCGCGAAGGGGCTCCACATGAACTTCGCCTTCGTCGCCGACGTCGCCCGCCGGGACCTCACCGCCTGCGACGAGTGGAGCGAGGCGCGGTGGGTGACCGACGGGCGCGAGCTGCCGTGCCCCCGCAACGTCGCGCAGCTGCTCTCGCTCGCGCTCGCCTCCTAG
- a CDS encoding P-loop ATPase, Sll1717 family → MKTQFDTSALLEAVSTIAQGAGSAEKLSDAEFFGGLYPVPSQTRSFEPDRILVIGGRGTGKTQIFRALLDPPGRAAVVKATGVKLVHDPARILFIESFTSGRSFVKNAPSHPSADAIESALDAATAKDARKLWIGLSLARLAVDADAVKTLPSALRSRVDALRKNASSPRDSLAWVSADVERAFALIDDVDSAMTAKGQLCVFTFDALDRAANDWATLEIAVGGLLSLALDISRRCRSVRLKVFLRPDLEASGMRSFPDASKLRGYREELAWSTTDLYRMAFKRMGAAHEGGAETREYLEYLCGRSSFIDIAPLGWTPTSAVDEDAQNRVMTALIGKYMGLNPRKGLTYTWIPNHLADALSRVSPRSFLVAFARAAGWMRDKGGSKGSTPLTPTSLAEGVKEASKQRVDELAEDFPWIEEVASQLEALEVPCSQARLLERLKKCRFVKGHASLPGTDPYTVLEKLKDLGVFLESKDGRYNVPDLYRVAMGMKRRGGIKLAE, encoded by the coding sequence TTGAAGACGCAATTTGACACCTCGGCCTTGCTTGAGGCTGTATCCACTATCGCCCAGGGTGCGGGCTCGGCCGAGAAGCTCTCCGACGCCGAGTTCTTCGGTGGCCTTTACCCGGTCCCGAGCCAGACGAGGTCGTTCGAGCCTGATCGGATCCTCGTCATCGGTGGTCGTGGCACAGGCAAGACTCAGATCTTCCGCGCGCTGCTTGATCCGCCTGGTCGGGCTGCGGTGGTGAAGGCCACTGGAGTCAAACTAGTCCACGATCCTGCCCGCATTCTATTCATCGAGAGCTTCACCAGTGGTCGTTCGTTCGTCAAGAACGCCCCTAGCCATCCTTCGGCTGACGCCATCGAGTCGGCACTGGATGCCGCTACGGCCAAGGACGCCCGCAAACTGTGGATCGGCCTCAGCCTCGCTCGGCTCGCGGTGGACGCGGACGCAGTCAAGACACTTCCTAGTGCCTTGCGGTCCCGAGTTGACGCCCTCAGGAAGAATGCAAGCAGCCCGAGAGATTCTCTTGCCTGGGTAAGCGCCGACGTGGAGCGGGCGTTTGCTCTTATTGATGATGTTGACTCAGCGATGACTGCGAAGGGGCAACTCTGCGTTTTCACTTTTGATGCACTGGACCGGGCCGCAAACGACTGGGCAACACTCGAAATCGCAGTTGGTGGGCTTCTCTCGCTGGCCTTGGACATCTCGCGAAGGTGCCGCTCGGTTCGGCTCAAGGTTTTTCTGCGACCCGATCTCGAGGCCAGCGGCATGCGCAGTTTCCCAGATGCCAGCAAGCTCCGTGGCTATCGCGAGGAACTCGCCTGGTCGACAACCGACCTTTACCGAATGGCTTTCAAGAGGATGGGCGCCGCCCATGAGGGAGGCGCCGAAACCCGCGAGTATCTCGAGTACCTATGTGGCAGATCCTCGTTTATCGACATTGCTCCGCTTGGCTGGACTCCAACTTCCGCCGTGGACGAGGACGCACAGAATAGGGTGATGACTGCACTCATCGGCAAGTACATGGGCCTTAATCCTCGCAAGGGCTTGACGTATACGTGGATCCCAAATCACCTCGCGGATGCCCTTAGCCGAGTGTCACCTCGTTCATTCCTTGTCGCTTTTGCTCGAGCGGCAGGATGGATGCGAGACAAGGGCGGCTCGAAGGGGAGCACCCCTCTGACGCCCACTTCGCTGGCTGAAGGGGTGAAGGAAGCTTCCAAACAGCGCGTCGATGAACTAGCCGAGGACTTTCCGTGGATTGAAGAGGTTGCATCCCAGCTCGAGGCGCTAGAGGTGCCGTGTTCGCAGGCCCGGCTTCTCGAGCGTCTTAAGAAGTGCCGCTTCGTCAAAGGCCACGCCAGCCTGCCTGGCACCGATCCGTATACCGTCTTGGAGAAGCTGAAGGACTTGGGCGTGTTCCTAGAGAGCAAGGACGGCCGTTACAATGTCCCGGACCTTTACCGCGTCGCCATGGGCATGAAGCGCCGCGGTGGAATCAAGCTGGCGGAGTAG
- a CDS encoding pyridoxamine 5'-phosphate oxidase family protein, which translates to MIDEAVRAVLAQEGSAAFVTQGPGGPHLVATWQSYLRVLDDATLAFPAGGYRKTEENLRAGSPVQMILGAKEPRASGYRLSGRAELQADTPIHAELKQRFPWCRAAVVLHVTQVEKVLG; encoded by the coding sequence GTGATCGACGAGGCGGTGCGTGCGGTGCTGGCGCAGGAGGGCTCGGCGGCGTTCGTGACGCAGGGGCCGGGCGGCCCGCACCTGGTCGCGACCTGGCAGAGCTACCTGCGCGTCCTGGACGACGCCACCCTGGCCTTCCCTGCCGGCGGCTACCGGAAGACCGAGGAGAACCTCCGGGCCGGCAGCCCGGTGCAGATGATCCTGGGGGCGAAGGAGCCGCGGGCGAGCGGCTACCGGCTGAGCGGGCGCGCCGAGCTCCAGGCCGACACCCCGATCCACGCGGAGCTGAAGCAGCGGTTCCCCTGGTGCCGGGCGGCGGTCGTGCTCCACGTGACCCAGGTCGAGAAGGTCCTCGGCTGA
- a CDS encoding KGGVGR-motif variant AAA ATPase, with amino-acid sequence MADVLFDNAPEVVAVALESSGVDLSGCEVTLVRDLLGRVRVYVEYPPNWPTDEAQKLSDSLISAAPYTVSPVIVDALTVTADKARMPLVGDLRAQRRPLATAPASARAKWFIYERRFSKDSWLTETQKPVEPWAFSSASPRVISFYGFKGGVGRTTAMSAFALYLSSRGKNVVIVDLDLEAPGAAPMLATEEMDLGVVDFLLEARVTRATPLALSRYYVPSPFAPGPGSISVIPAGNLDDNYLEKLGRIDVQGLTDPTHAVRTLLFSLVSRVRTEMNPDAILLDVRAGLHDLGGASLSGLSHLELVFAENTPQTWAGLPVVLRHLGRLRADWVKLVHTMVPPRRRADAFDISADFRRRAYDLCSNEYYVEGDVPGPQDTSATHYAYELPFREALLGVLDLTVGTQLLLSDEHKSFCVQLAKDLDLEDAI; translated from the coding sequence ATGGCAGACGTACTGTTCGACAACGCTCCAGAAGTCGTCGCGGTTGCGCTGGAGTCCTCTGGCGTCGACCTGTCTGGATGTGAAGTCACCCTGGTGCGCGACCTTCTTGGCCGAGTACGTGTCTACGTTGAGTACCCGCCGAACTGGCCCACCGACGAGGCACAGAAGCTCTCCGACAGCTTGATCTCGGCCGCGCCCTACACCGTCTCTCCCGTCATCGTGGACGCACTGACCGTCACTGCAGACAAGGCTCGGATGCCGCTGGTCGGTGACTTGAGAGCCCAGCGCCGCCCACTTGCAACAGCGCCAGCCTCGGCGCGGGCAAAGTGGTTTATCTATGAGCGCCGATTCTCGAAGGATTCTTGGCTGACTGAGACGCAGAAGCCTGTCGAACCATGGGCATTCTCGTCTGCTTCACCTAGAGTCATCTCCTTTTATGGGTTCAAGGGTGGCGTTGGTCGCACCACAGCCATGTCGGCTTTCGCCCTCTATCTTTCCTCTAGAGGCAAGAACGTAGTCATCGTCGATCTCGACCTAGAAGCGCCCGGGGCAGCGCCGATGTTGGCTACCGAGGAGATGGACCTCGGCGTGGTCGACTTCCTGTTGGAAGCGCGGGTCACCCGTGCGACGCCCCTCGCGCTGTCGCGGTACTACGTGCCGTCTCCCTTTGCTCCAGGACCCGGATCGATCAGCGTCATTCCGGCCGGTAACTTGGACGACAACTACCTTGAGAAGCTCGGCCGCATCGACGTTCAGGGGTTGACGGACCCGACGCACGCGGTCCGAACGCTTCTCTTCAGTCTGGTCTCTCGAGTTCGCACCGAGATGAACCCCGACGCGATCTTGCTTGATGTCCGCGCCGGGCTGCACGATCTGGGGGGCGCCAGCCTCTCCGGACTGTCCCATCTCGAGCTCGTCTTTGCTGAGAACACCCCTCAAACCTGGGCTGGCCTCCCGGTAGTCCTCCGCCACTTAGGCAGACTCCGCGCCGACTGGGTAAAGCTTGTGCACACGATGGTCCCTCCGCGTCGACGGGCGGACGCGTTCGATATTTCCGCCGACTTCAGAAGGCGCGCCTATGACCTCTGCAGCAACGAGTACTATGTAGAGGGGGACGTGCCTGGCCCGCAGGACACTTCGGCCACACACTATGCTTACGAGTTGCCATTTCGAGAGGCGCTGCTCGGCGTGCTTGACCTAACGGTCGGCACGCAACTGCTGCTTTCCGACGAGCACAAGTCCTTCTGTGTGCAGCTTGCAAAGGATTTGGACCTTGAAGACGCAATTTGA